The Desmonostoc muscorum LEGE 12446 genome includes a region encoding these proteins:
- a CDS encoding IS5 family transposase, whose translation MAYSSNLTDAEWEIFEPLLQEILPTKKQTRPTNWPKRDIFNGILYQLKNGCNWQDLPKDLPPYSTVYWHYKQWRAAGVFEELMSVLHGQVREQVKKKPHWTTLIIIDSQAVKNTCNASVESKGFCFYKATNGIKRHLAIDTLGFPFFTLCTRANVSDDAGLIEMFTLNIDYFKSKPIDIPKITILLDHGYHPEYLTQELERIYPEIMTKIQFQLSTKPSKQEKAAQGKSGFVPAIARWVIERSNAWMERCKILVKNFERTLVSATAKLNICFIRLMIKRLAAPS comes from the coding sequence ATGGCGTATTCCAGCAACCTCACTGATGCAGAATGGGAAATTTTTGAACCCTTATTGCAAGAGATATTACCGACTAAGAAGCAGACTCGACCGACCAACTGGCCAAAGCGAGATATCTTCAATGGAATTCTCTATCAACTAAAAAATGGATGCAATTGGCAAGACTTACCTAAAGACCTCCCCCCTTATTCCACTGTATATTGGCACTACAAACAGTGGCGAGCAGCCGGGGTATTTGAGGAACTGATGAGTGTCTTACATGGACAAGTGCGTGAACAGGTAAAAAAAAAACCGCACTGGACGACATTGATCATCATTGACTCCCAAGCAGTGAAAAATACCTGCAACGCCAGTGTGGAGTCGAAAGGTTTTTGCTTCTACAAAGCCACCAACGGTATTAAAAGGCATTTGGCTATTGACACCCTTGGGTTTCCCTTTTTTACGCTCTGTACTCGCGCCAATGTCTCGGATGATGCCGGATTAATTGAGATGTTTACTCTCAACATCGACTACTTCAAGTCAAAACCTATCGATATTCCCAAGATTACTATCCTGCTAGATCATGGGTATCACCCAGAATATTTGACTCAGGAGTTAGAGCGAATTTACCCAGAGATCATGACCAAAATTCAGTTTCAACTTTCTACGAAACCCTCAAAACAAGAGAAAGCGGCACAAGGAAAATCTGGATTTGTTCCGGCAATAGCTAGATGGGTGATCGAACGCTCCAATGCTTGGATGGAGCGCTGTAAAATTCTGGTTAAGAACTTTGAACGAACCCTGGTTAGTGCCACTGCCAAACTCAATATCTGCTTCATCAGGCTAATGATTAAGAGGCTTGCAGCACCTTCTTAG